In the Variovorax sp. S12S4 genome, one interval contains:
- a CDS encoding multifunctional CCA addition/repair protein: protein MKTYLVGGALRDRLLGRPVSDHDWLVVGATPEEMTSRGYLPVGRDFPVFLHPQTREEYALARTERKSAPGYRGFTVHASPDVTLEQDLARRDLTVNAIAMPAEWVQPGGSFEPDPDKLADPFHGRRDLEQRVLRHVTDAFREDPVRILRVARFAARFDDFSVAPETMALMREMVGAGETDALVAERVWQELARGLMETRPSRMFDVLRACGALAVLLPEVDRLWGVPQSAEHHPEVDTGVHLMMVLDTSARLQAPLAVRFACLMHDLGKGTTEPALLPRHTGHEKRSAELLHAVCDRWRVPVDIRELAEVVAREHGNVHASGELDAPELVRLLERCDAFRKPARFVEVLLACECDSRGRLGFEDQPYPQRERLLAVLRAAAGVATDAVARTAQQSGATGPQIGEAIHRARVEAVAAVTALPG, encoded by the coding sequence ATGAAAACGTATCTCGTCGGTGGCGCGCTGCGTGACCGGCTGCTCGGGCGGCCGGTGTCCGACCATGACTGGCTGGTGGTGGGCGCCACACCCGAAGAAATGACGTCGCGCGGCTACCTGCCCGTGGGGCGCGACTTTCCGGTGTTCCTGCACCCGCAGACCCGCGAGGAATATGCGCTGGCCCGCACCGAGCGCAAGAGCGCGCCCGGCTACCGCGGCTTTACCGTGCATGCGTCGCCAGACGTCACCCTGGAGCAAGACCTGGCGCGGCGCGACCTCACGGTCAACGCCATTGCAATGCCCGCGGAGTGGGTGCAGCCCGGTGGAAGCTTCGAGCCCGATCCAGACAAGCTCGCCGACCCCTTTCACGGCCGGCGCGATCTGGAACAGCGAGTGCTGCGCCATGTGACCGACGCCTTCCGCGAAGACCCGGTGCGCATCCTGCGGGTGGCGCGCTTCGCCGCGCGCTTCGACGATTTTTCGGTCGCACCCGAAACCATGGCCTTGATGCGCGAAATGGTGGGAGCCGGCGAAACCGATGCGCTGGTGGCCGAACGCGTCTGGCAAGAGCTGGCCCGCGGCCTGATGGAAACGCGCCCCTCGCGCATGTTCGATGTGCTGCGGGCGTGCGGCGCGCTGGCCGTGCTGCTGCCGGAAGTCGACAGGCTCTGGGGCGTGCCGCAGTCCGCGGAGCATCACCCCGAGGTAGACACCGGCGTGCACCTGATGATGGTCCTCGACACCAGCGCCAGGCTGCAGGCGCCGCTGGCGGTGCGCTTTGCCTGCCTGATGCATGACCTTGGCAAGGGCACGACCGAACCCGCTCTGTTGCCGCGCCATACCGGCCATGAGAAGCGCAGCGCCGAACTGCTGCACGCGGTGTGCGACCGCTGGCGCGTGCCGGTCGACATTCGCGAACTGGCCGAGGTGGTGGCGCGCGAGCACGGCAACGTTCACGCCAGCGGCGAACTCGATGCACCCGAACTGGTGCGCCTGCTGGAGCGCTGCGATGCGTTCCGCAAGCCCGCGCGCTTTGTCGAGGTGCTGCTGGCGTGCGAGTGCGACTCGCGCGGCCGGCTCGGGTTCGAAGACCAGCCCTACCCCCAGCGCGAGCGGCTGCTGGCGGTGCTGCGCGCGGCGGCCGGCGTGGCGACCGATGCGGTCGCACGCACGGCTCAGCAGTCGGGCGCCACGGGCCCGCAGATCGGCGAGGCGATCCATCGCGCGCGCGTGGAGGCCGTGGCGGCCGTGACGGCGTTGCCGGGCTGA
- a CDS encoding OmpW/AlkL family protein: MKKTMFALAAVSAMASGSAWAQNAGDWVIGAGWLRMSPQDSSKPLTFTAPVRSVVPGSGASVSDADTLGLSAVYFVDSHWAVEGVLGIPPKFKLDGEGTLARIGELGEARQWSPTILGKYYFNEGSSAFRPFVGLGATYVWYSDVKLTPGLQGALGSQVRQPPLSTSTTAKLDSSFAPVLNAGVAYQFDKNWGVSFSVSYIPLKTKAKLTTTSITGLPVATSEARLKLNPIVTYLAVTYRF, from the coding sequence ATGAAGAAAACAATGTTTGCGCTGGCGGCAGTGAGCGCAATGGCGTCCGGAAGCGCGTGGGCGCAGAACGCCGGGGACTGGGTCATCGGCGCAGGCTGGCTTCGAATGTCACCGCAGGATTCGAGCAAGCCGCTCACCTTCACGGCGCCGGTGCGCAGCGTGGTGCCCGGTTCGGGCGCGTCGGTGAGCGACGCCGACACGCTCGGCCTGAGCGCGGTTTATTTCGTCGACAGCCATTGGGCCGTGGAGGGGGTGCTGGGCATTCCGCCAAAGTTCAAGCTCGACGGCGAAGGCACGCTGGCCCGCATCGGCGAGCTCGGCGAAGCGCGGCAATGGAGCCCGACGATTCTGGGCAAGTACTACTTCAACGAAGGTAGCAGTGCTTTCCGTCCGTTCGTGGGCCTGGGCGCCACCTATGTCTGGTACAGCGACGTCAAGCTCACGCCGGGCCTGCAGGGCGCGCTGGGCAGCCAGGTGCGCCAGCCGCCGCTTTCCACCTCGACCACCGCCAAGCTCGACAGTTCGTTCGCGCCCGTGCTCAATGCCGGCGTGGCCTACCAGTTCGACAAGAACTGGGGCGTGTCGTTCTCGGTGTCCTACATTCCGCTGAAAACCAAGGCCAAGCTCACCACCACCTCGATCACCGGCCTGCCGGTCGCCACCAGCGAAGCCAGGCTCAAGCTCAATCCGATCGTGACGTACCTCGCGGTGACCTATCGCTTCTGA
- a CDS encoding glutathione S-transferase family protein — MRKLYIGNKNYSSWSMRPWVLMKQAGIPFEEVKVRFDSFEANSQFKKTIGSLNPVAKVPVLVDGDLVVWDTLAIAEYLAETFPEKQLWPRAAADRARARSICAEMHSGFGNLRSLCVMNIEASLADVGAQLLKDNPGLQGEVDRIVQMWTDLLSAHGGPMLFGEFSNADAYFAPVGTRIKTYGLPVPPAITAYIERVQALPGVKAWIDDALAEKDFLQFEEPYRKAR; from the coding sequence ATGCGCAAGCTCTACATCGGCAACAAGAACTACTCGTCCTGGTCCATGCGGCCCTGGGTGCTCATGAAGCAGGCCGGCATTCCGTTCGAGGAAGTGAAGGTGCGCTTCGATTCGTTCGAGGCCAATTCGCAGTTCAAGAAAACCATCGGCTCGCTGAACCCTGTTGCCAAGGTGCCGGTGCTGGTCGACGGCGACCTGGTGGTGTGGGACACGCTCGCCATTGCCGAATACCTGGCCGAGACATTTCCCGAAAAGCAGCTGTGGCCCCGCGCCGCGGCCGACCGGGCCCGCGCGCGCAGCATCTGCGCCGAAATGCACTCGGGCTTCGGAAACCTTCGCAGCCTCTGCGTCATGAACATCGAGGCGTCGCTGGCCGACGTCGGCGCGCAGCTGCTGAAGGACAACCCCGGCCTGCAGGGCGAGGTCGACCGCATCGTGCAGATGTGGACCGACCTGCTCAGTGCCCATGGCGGCCCGATGCTGTTCGGCGAATTCAGCAATGCAGACGCCTACTTCGCACCCGTGGGAACGCGCATCAAGACCTACGGGCTGCCCGTGCCGCCGGCCATCACGGCGTACATCGAGCGTGTGCAGGCTCTGCCCGGCGTCAAGGCGTGGATCGACGACGCCCTGGCCGAGAAAGACTTCCTGCAGTTCGAAGAGCCGTACCGCAAGGCGCGCTGA
- a CDS encoding MgtC/SapB family protein, whose amino-acid sequence MSWGDQVLDTVAAEFSDVGDVAQLTRIVVRLMLAAIIGFMLGFEREQQGKAAGVRTHMLVAIGSALFVLIPQQTGIVPADMSRVIQGLVAGVGFLCAGTILKQGKDEHQVQGLTTAAGLWMTAAIGMACGLGREVTAVLSALLALAVLSLVPRLVNLIERLVGPPRGEGKNGEASRVIASPEDPPPR is encoded by the coding sequence ATGAGCTGGGGCGACCAGGTACTCGACACCGTTGCGGCCGAGTTCTCGGACGTGGGCGACGTCGCCCAGCTCACGCGCATCGTGGTTCGCCTGATGCTCGCGGCCATCATCGGCTTCATGCTCGGCTTCGAGCGCGAGCAGCAGGGCAAGGCGGCCGGCGTGCGCACGCACATGCTGGTGGCCATCGGCTCGGCGCTGTTCGTGCTCATTCCGCAGCAGACCGGCATTGTTCCGGCCGACATGAGCCGCGTGATCCAGGGCTTGGTGGCGGGCGTGGGCTTTCTTTGCGCCGGCACCATCCTCAAGCAGGGCAAGGACGAGCACCAAGTGCAGGGCCTCACCACCGCCGCCGGGCTGTGGATGACCGCCGCCATCGGCATGGCCTGCGGGCTCGGCCGCGAAGTGACCGCGGTGTTGAGCGCGCTGCTGGCGCTGGCCGTGCTTTCGCTGGTGCCGCGCCTTGTGAACCTGATCGAGCGGCTGGTCGGTCCGCCGCGCGGCGAAGGCAAGAACGGCGAGGCGTCCCGCGTGATCGCCTCTCCTGAAGACCCGCCGCCGCGCTGA
- a CDS encoding lytic transglycosylase domain-containing protein has protein sequence MRHRPRRAAPALVFSAVVAAAALLSQQPAAAQANSNDDVLIQMKQAFQRGDKGRLSALLPQARGHALEPWAAYWELKARLQEAAPNEVQDFFARYPGTYQEDRLRNDWLLLLGQRRDWDGFSAAIAGFRMGDDAQVRCYAVLVEALRSGTATQAQADEVRRNWFAQKEADDGCLTAADRMVAARLISTNDVWKKARLAMEANRPQAARGAVTIAAPDALPLFEELNASAAKFLAGRAFVAAKSRKELVVLALIKIAMADPEQAATQLDSKWGPMLSAEERNWLWGTIGRQAAGKLSPMAGSYFANVTKNSDLSDDMLGWRVRAALRNGQWKEVAPAINAMSETAQLEPTWVYWKARALSAAGGDERRAQARELYQSIAGTRGFYEMLALEELGQRTVTPTRPAPLTPEEKNAARSNPSLSRALYAIAIGLRPEGTREWNYATNLHDKGGMDDRALLAAADLACQREVWDRCINTSERTKGVIDAEQRFPMPFHDTVLRKSQDIGLDPAYVYGLIRQESRFIMDARSGVGASGLMQVMPATARWTARKIGMNDFTPGQINDRETNITIGTNYLKLALDDFDGSMALAAAAYNAGPGRPRNWRNGPVMEAAIWAENVPFNETRDYVKKVLANTTNYAALITGRPQSLKERLGRVGPRDASEPEPNKDLP, from the coding sequence ATGCGCCACCGCCCGCGCCGCGCAGCACCCGCACTCGTTTTTTCCGCTGTTGTAGCAGCTGCCGCACTGCTTTCACAGCAGCCCGCCGCCGCGCAGGCCAACAGCAACGACGACGTGCTCATCCAGATGAAGCAGGCCTTCCAGCGCGGAGACAAGGGCCGCCTTTCCGCCCTGCTGCCCCAGGCGCGCGGCCATGCGCTCGAACCCTGGGCCGCCTACTGGGAGCTCAAGGCACGCCTGCAGGAAGCTGCGCCGAACGAGGTGCAAGACTTTTTCGCCCGCTACCCGGGCACCTACCAGGAAGACCGCCTGCGCAACGACTGGCTGCTGTTGCTGGGCCAGCGCCGCGACTGGGACGGTTTTTCCGCCGCCATTGCCGGCTTCCGCATGGGCGACGACGCGCAGGTGCGCTGCTATGCGGTGCTGGTCGAGGCCCTGCGCTCCGGCACCGCTACCCAGGCCCAGGCCGACGAGGTACGCCGCAACTGGTTCGCTCAGAAGGAGGCCGACGACGGTTGCCTTACCGCCGCCGACCGCATGGTCGCGGCCCGACTGATCTCGACCAACGACGTCTGGAAGAAGGCCCGCCTGGCCATGGAGGCCAACCGCCCGCAAGCCGCGCGCGGCGCCGTGACCATTGCCGCCCCTGATGCGCTGCCGCTGTTCGAAGAGCTCAACGCCAGCGCAGCCAAGTTCCTGGCCGGCCGCGCCTTCGTGGCCGCCAAGTCGCGCAAGGAGCTGGTGGTTCTGGCGCTCATCAAGATTGCCATGGCCGACCCGGAACAGGCCGCCACGCAGCTCGACAGCAAGTGGGGCCCGATGCTTTCCGCCGAAGAGCGCAACTGGCTCTGGGGCACCATCGGCCGCCAGGCGGCGGGCAAGCTTTCGCCCATGGCGGGCAGCTACTTCGCCAACGTCACCAAGAACAGCGACCTGTCCGACGACATGCTCGGCTGGCGCGTGCGCGCCGCGCTGCGCAACGGCCAGTGGAAAGAGGTGGCGCCCGCCATCAACGCCATGAGTGAAACCGCCCAGCTGGAGCCCACCTGGGTCTACTGGAAGGCGCGCGCCCTCAGCGCCGCGGGCGGCGACGAGCGCCGCGCCCAGGCACGCGAGCTTTACCAGAGCATTGCCGGCACGCGCGGCTTCTACGAAATGCTGGCGCTCGAAGAACTCGGCCAGCGCACCGTGACGCCCACTCGCCCGGCGCCCCTCACGCCCGAAGAGAAGAACGCCGCGCGCAGCAACCCCTCGCTCAGCCGCGCCCTCTACGCCATTGCCATCGGCCTGCGCCCCGAGGGCACGCGCGAATGGAACTACGCCACCAACCTGCACGACAAGGGCGGCATGGACGACCGCGCACTGCTGGCCGCGGCCGACCTCGCTTGCCAGCGCGAAGTGTGGGACCGTTGCATCAACACCAGCGAGCGCACCAAGGGCGTGATCGACGCGGAGCAGCGCTTCCCCATGCCGTTCCACGACACGGTGCTGCGCAAGAGCCAGGACATCGGGCTCGACCCGGCCTACGTGTACGGGCTGATCCGCCAGGAAAGCCGCTTCATCATGGACGCGCGCTCGGGCGTGGGGGCGTCGGGCCTGATGCAGGTCATGCCCGCCACGGCCCGCTGGACCGCCCGTAAGATCGGCATGAACGACTTCACGCCGGGGCAGATCAACGACCGCGAGACCAACATCACCATCGGCACCAATTACCTGAAGCTGGCGCTTGACGATTTCGACGGCTCCATGGCGCTCGCCGCCGCGGCCTACAACGCCGGCCCCGGCCGGCCGCGCAACTGGCGCAACGGCCCGGTGATGGAAGCCGCGATCTGGGCCGAGAACGTGCCCTTCAACGAAACGCGCGACTACGTGAAGAAGGTGCTGGCCAATACGACCAACTACGCCGCGCTGATCACCGGGCGCCCGCAATCGCTGAAAGAGCGCCTGGGCCGAGTGGGCCCGCGCGACGCCTCCGAGCCCGAACCCAACAAGGACCTTCCCTGA
- a CDS encoding 5-formyltetrahydrofolate cyclo-ligase — protein sequence MDKSKDADTSATVSFLKDQLRKALIEQRLAMPDRLARADLLQRVMRIWLVGRPDTVIGAYWPIKGEFDPLPALHRWKEDGELIDEPQRRRIGLPVMNKVHKTLTFHAWYPGCQMEEDAYGIPKPKDTELIVPTLLFVPCVGYSAGGYRLGYGGGFYDRTLAALEPRPFTVGLGFTNGFLDEYEPEAHDLPLDAILNDNGVVWPTS from the coding sequence ATGGACAAGTCAAAGGATGCCGACACCTCGGCGACCGTGAGTTTTCTCAAGGATCAGCTGCGAAAAGCGCTGATCGAGCAGCGCCTGGCCATGCCCGACCGCCTGGCCAGGGCCGACCTTCTGCAGCGGGTCATGCGAATCTGGCTGGTCGGCCGGCCCGACACCGTGATTGGCGCCTACTGGCCCATCAAGGGCGAATTCGATCCGCTGCCCGCATTGCACCGCTGGAAGGAAGACGGCGAGCTCATCGACGAGCCGCAGCGCCGCCGCATCGGGCTGCCGGTGATGAACAAGGTGCACAAGACGCTGACCTTCCATGCCTGGTACCCCGGCTGCCAGATGGAAGAAGACGCCTACGGCATTCCGAAGCCCAAGGACACCGAGCTCATCGTGCCCACGCTGCTGTTCGTGCCCTGCGTGGGCTACAGCGCCGGCGGCTATCGCCTGGGCTACGGCGGCGGCTTTTACGACCGCACGCTGGCCGCGCTGGAGCCGCGCCCGTTCACGGTGGGGCTGGGCTTTACCAACGGCTTTCTCGACGAATACGAGCCCGAGGCGCACGACCTGCCGCTCGATGCCATCCTCAACGACAACGGCGTCGTCTGGCCGACGTCCTGA
- a CDS encoding LysR substrate-binding domain-containing protein, which translates to MQHSQTHLRSRPISAGHLRAFEAVARHLNFRAAAEEMALTQSAVSRQIQSLEEEVGVALFLRHTRAVELTSAGAQLLLAVQQSLPRIDTAVRQIRQSAGRKSVSLTTFASFASMWLIPRLEAFQRDNPEIDIRIDASDVAVDLEVADVDIALRYGPREAMPTTAVRLFGETLTPVASPWLLKSSPPIKTPADIAGFTLIEAGDAHRTHLEWLTWRRWFEVNGLERAQPKRWLYFNYAYQMVQAALTGQGVTLARSSLIAESLANGDLVEVLPQHRMDSPMGYWLIAGPRNALRPEIRAFWDWLQAQAITTRETIGEVPDPDTVDNID; encoded by the coding sequence ATGCAGCATTCCCAAACCCACCTGCGCTCCCGTCCGATTTCGGCCGGCCATCTGCGCGCTTTCGAGGCCGTGGCCCGGCACCTGAACTTCCGGGCCGCGGCGGAAGAAATGGCGCTCACGCAGTCGGCAGTCAGCCGCCAGATCCAGTCGCTCGAGGAAGAGGTGGGCGTGGCGCTGTTCCTGCGCCATACGCGGGCGGTGGAGCTCACGAGCGCGGGCGCGCAGCTGCTGCTGGCGGTGCAGCAATCGCTGCCGCGCATCGATACGGCCGTGCGGCAGATTCGCCAGAGCGCGGGGCGCAAGAGCGTGTCGCTCACCACTTTTGCATCTTTTGCATCGATGTGGCTCATTCCACGGCTGGAGGCCTTTCAGCGCGACAACCCCGAGATCGACATCCGCATCGACGCCAGCGACGTGGCAGTGGACCTGGAAGTGGCCGATGTGGACATTGCCCTGCGCTACGGCCCGCGCGAGGCCATGCCGACCACGGCGGTGCGCCTCTTTGGCGAAACCCTGACGCCCGTGGCAAGCCCCTGGCTGCTGAAGAGCAGCCCGCCCATCAAGACGCCGGCCGACATTGCCGGCTTTACGCTCATCGAGGCCGGCGACGCGCACCGCACGCACCTCGAATGGCTGACCTGGCGGCGCTGGTTCGAGGTGAACGGCCTCGAGAGGGCGCAGCCCAAGCGCTGGCTTTATTTCAACTACGCCTACCAGATGGTGCAGGCCGCCCTCACCGGCCAGGGCGTCACGCTGGCGCGCAGCTCGCTCATTGCAGAGAGCCTGGCCAACGGCGACCTGGTGGAGGTGCTGCCGCAGCACCGAATGGATTCGCCGATGGGCTACTGGCTCATCGCCGGGCCGCGCAATGCGCTGCGGCCGGAAATCAGGGCCTTCTGGGATTGGCTGCAGGCCCAGGCCATCACCACGCGCGAGACCATCGGCGAGGTGCCCGACCCGGACACCGTGGACAACATCGACTGA
- a CDS encoding DUF2917 domain-containing protein → MSTAVCTNESLASLSSARTASAVPPAVRRGAWQIAPGEAMSLKARSASVLRVKQGRVWITPDATSATASEDLVLAPGESLNVAAGQRIVMEAWDGYGATYSWDPAA, encoded by the coding sequence ATGTCCACCGCCGTCTGCACCAACGAATCGCTCGCTTCCCTGTCGTCTGCCCGTACCGCTTCCGCCGTTCCCCCGGCCGTGCGCCGCGGTGCCTGGCAAATTGCCCCCGGCGAGGCAATGAGCCTCAAGGCGCGGTCGGCCAGCGTGCTGCGCGTCAAGCAGGGCCGTGTGTGGATCACGCCGGACGCCACCTCGGCCACGGCCAGCGAAGACCTGGTGCTGGCCCCCGGCGAGTCGCTCAACGTGGCCGCCGGCCAGCGCATCGTCATGGAAGCGTGGGATGGCTACGGTGCCACCTACTCGTGGGATCCTGCGGCCTAG
- a CDS encoding BLUF domain-containing protein, with protein MTEETSLFEIFYCSVLTQDLPPATVGAIVTQARARNAQHQITGLLVFDGMRFCQHLEGPPEAVKTLMQRIDQDSRHTDVRVVYQGALAARRYSGFGMGLAESEGPHLMAGVHALEGEAALKHFLALRSSFDING; from the coding sequence ATGACAGAAGAAACGTCGCTTTTCGAGATTTTTTATTGCAGTGTGCTCACGCAAGACCTGCCACCCGCCACGGTCGGCGCCATAGTGACCCAGGCCCGTGCACGCAATGCGCAACACCAGATCACCGGTCTCCTGGTTTTTGACGGCATGCGCTTCTGCCAGCATCTCGAAGGCCCGCCCGAAGCCGTGAAGACGCTGATGCAGCGCATCGACCAGGATTCCCGGCACACCGATGTGCGGGTGGTCTACCAGGGCGCCCTGGCCGCCCGCCGTTATTCGGGCTTTGGCATGGGCCTGGCCGAAAGCGAAGGCCCCCACCTCATGGCCGGCGTGCACGCGCTGGAAGGCGAAGCCGCCCTGAAGCACTTCCTGGCGCTGCGCTCCAGCTTCGACATCAACGGCTGA
- a CDS encoding Crp/Fnr family transcriptional regulator, giving the protein MKFEDHSPPALPPQGANPCDDCALRKLEAFLPASAEELKTIESFRVGARRVPAGGAIVEEHRPSAQLFTLYSGWAFRYKTLSDGRRQILSFLLPGDFIGLQDEFADGQTHGVEAVTDATLCAFSRDRLWELFHAQPKLGYDITWLAAREEKMVDDNLVTTGRRNASERVAMLLMHLYRRAERVGMVRDGWVEFPFNQQHLADALGLSLVHTNKTLRKLQGLGLYKLDAGWLRILEPHALETLGDYFERPMRPTPLI; this is encoded by the coding sequence GTGAAATTCGAGGACCATTCACCCCCTGCCTTGCCGCCGCAGGGGGCCAACCCCTGCGACGACTGTGCGTTGCGCAAGCTCGAGGCCTTCTTGCCGGCATCGGCGGAAGAGCTCAAGACCATCGAGTCCTTCCGGGTCGGCGCCCGCCGTGTTCCGGCCGGCGGCGCCATCGTCGAAGAGCATCGGCCAAGCGCCCAGCTGTTCACCCTCTATTCGGGTTGGGCATTTCGCTACAAGACGCTGAGCGACGGCCGCCGCCAGATCCTGAGTTTTCTGCTGCCCGGCGATTTCATCGGCCTGCAGGATGAATTTGCCGACGGCCAGACGCACGGCGTGGAGGCCGTGACCGACGCCACGCTTTGCGCCTTTTCGCGCGACCGGCTCTGGGAACTGTTCCACGCCCAGCCCAAGCTGGGCTACGACATCACCTGGCTCGCCGCGCGCGAGGAAAAGATGGTGGACGACAACCTGGTGACCACCGGCCGCCGCAATGCGAGTGAACGGGTCGCCATGCTGCTGATGCACCTGTACCGCCGGGCCGAGCGGGTCGGCATGGTGCGCGACGGCTGGGTGGAGTTTCCGTTCAACCAGCAGCACCTGGCCGATGCGCTCGGGCTCTCGCTGGTGCACACCAACAAGACGCTGCGCAAGCTGCAGGGGTTGGGGCTTTACAAGCTCGACGCGGGCTGGCTGCGCATTCTCGAGCCGCATGCGCTCGAAACATTGGGCGACTATTTCGAACGCCCCATGCGGCCCACGCCGCTGATCTGA
- a CDS encoding DUF6279 family lipoprotein, whose product MARIIGVLLVAAALGACSTIKLAYNNLPELSYWWLDAYVDFDGSQTPKVRDELAQLLSWHRQNELPRVLGVLQEAQALAPRDVTAAQACRMADQIRERLLAVTERAEPAGTELALSLTEAQLQQLERKYAKNNAEYRKEWLDRSPAEVQEKRYEKFLDRLEDFYGRLTPEQRELVRQQVVQSVFDPRLAGSERRQRQQEALALLRGFNATKPPPAEARAAIHAYVMRIADPPPGPWRDHQQALLQEGCRNLAALHNATSASQREQAVRRLQAYQDDLRQLVAAR is encoded by the coding sequence TTGGCGCGAATTATCGGCGTGCTGCTTGTGGCCGCCGCGCTGGGCGCGTGCAGCACGATCAAGCTGGCCTACAACAACCTGCCCGAGCTGAGCTACTGGTGGCTCGACGCATACGTTGATTTCGACGGTTCGCAAACGCCCAAGGTGCGCGACGAGCTCGCGCAACTGCTGAGCTGGCACCGTCAGAACGAACTGCCCCGGGTGCTCGGCGTGCTGCAGGAAGCGCAGGCCCTGGCGCCGCGCGACGTGACCGCGGCGCAGGCCTGCCGCATGGCGGACCAGATCCGCGAACGCCTGCTGGCGGTAACCGAGCGTGCGGAACCTGCCGGCACCGAGCTGGCCCTGAGCCTGACCGAGGCGCAACTGCAGCAGCTCGAGCGCAAGTATGCAAAGAACAATGCCGAGTACCGCAAGGAATGGCTCGACCGCAGCCCCGCCGAAGTGCAGGAAAAGCGCTACGAAAAGTTTCTCGATCGCCTGGAAGATTTCTACGGCCGGCTGACGCCCGAGCAGCGCGAGCTGGTTCGGCAGCAAGTGGTGCAGTCGGTGTTCGACCCGCGGCTGGCCGGCTCCGAGCGCCGCCAGCGGCAACAGGAGGCGCTGGCGCTGCTGCGCGGCTTCAACGCAACCAAGCCGCCGCCGGCCGAAGCGCGCGCGGCCATCCATGCCTACGTGATGCGCATTGCCGATCCGCCGCCCGGACCTTGGCGCGATCACCAGCAGGCACTGCTGCAGGAGGGCTGCCGCAACCTGGCAGCCCTTCACAACGCCACCAGCGCTAGCCAGCGCGAACAGGCCGTGCGACGGCTGCAGGCCTACCAGGACGATCTTCGGCAACTGGTGGCTGCGCGCTGA